Proteins found in one Rhizomicrobium sp. genomic segment:
- a CDS encoding DUF192 domain-containing protein, which yields MRLTILAAVVSVMLASCAAFAGHEAVLPVQTIRIDTASGPKEFKVEVAADAISQEHGLMYRRDLPPDRGMLFDFHQEARVSFWMKNTPLPLDMVFIKADGTVSSVEPNAVPFSTASIPSAEPVRAVLEINGGRARDLGIKPGDRVRADIFHDME from the coding sequence ATGCGTTTGACGATCCTAGCAGCGGTCGTATCGGTCATGCTCGCATCCTGCGCCGCGTTCGCGGGGCACGAGGCCGTGTTGCCGGTCCAGACCATCCGCATCGACACCGCCAGCGGACCAAAGGAGTTCAAGGTCGAAGTCGCCGCCGACGCGATCAGCCAAGAGCACGGGCTGATGTACCGCCGCGACCTGCCGCCCGACCGGGGCATGCTGTTCGACTTCCACCAGGAGGCGCGGGTCTCCTTCTGGATGAAGAACACGCCCTTGCCGCTCGACATGGTGTTCATCAAGGCGGACGGCACGGTGTCCTCGGTCGAGCCGAACGCGGTGCCGTTCTCCACCGCCTCGATCCCCTCCGCCGAGCCGGTGCGCGCGGTGCTGGAGATCAATGGTGGCCGCGCCCGCGATCTGGGCATCAAGCCCGGCGACCGCGTGCGCGCCGACATCT
- a CDS encoding DUF2891 family protein, whose product MSDVAARFRAFQSEAPHWVALLAQVPARHVLRHDTIHPAFHGCIDWHSACHAAWALLAAKGLTGDAQYDGIVDGILMPAKLAAEASDLAARPQFEMPYGRAWLLRLALEDRLVTGSTRLTFFARDVAASLTAQYRGRLADPFAREYANPCWALINLLDYAAIENRADITDIVRDAAAGLATFLDRLPSESEEESWPDFMAVTPMFCELLVRAGAVEPAAIMAKAGGRLTALRPITQPRKAHHYALNFSRGWALLALADATGDETLLATALDHIETNLHRPSWWRGDYRAVAHWVPQFGIFALQRAMRHTFPR is encoded by the coding sequence ATGTCCGATGTCGCGGCGCGTTTCCGCGCGTTCCAGTCCGAGGCGCCCCATTGGGTCGCGCTGCTTGCGCAGGTGCCGGCCCGCCATGTGCTGCGCCACGACACCATCCATCCCGCCTTCCATGGCTGCATCGACTGGCACTCGGCCTGCCACGCGGCCTGGGCGCTGCTCGCGGCCAAGGGTCTGACCGGCGACGCGCAATATGACGGGATCGTCGACGGCATCCTGATGCCGGCCAAGCTCGCCGCCGAGGCGTCCGACCTCGCGGCGCGGCCGCAATTCGAGATGCCCTATGGCCGCGCCTGGCTGCTCCGCCTGGCGCTGGAGGACCGGCTCGTCACCGGCTCGACGCGGCTGACCTTCTTCGCGCGCGACGTCGCCGCCTCGCTGACGGCGCAGTATCGCGGCCGCCTTGCCGATCCCTTCGCGCGGGAATACGCCAATCCGTGCTGGGCGCTGATTAACCTTCTCGACTACGCCGCAATCGAGAACCGCGCCGACATCACCGACATAGTGCGCGATGCCGCGGCCGGCCTTGCCACCTTCCTCGACCGGCTGCCGAGCGAGAGCGAGGAGGAGAGCTGGCCCGACTTCATGGCGGTGACGCCGATGTTCTGCGAACTGCTCGTCCGCGCCGGCGCGGTCGAGCCGGCCGCGATCATGGCCAAGGCCGGCGGCCGGCTTACGGCGTTAAGGCCCATCACGCAGCCGCGAAAGGCCCATCACTATGCGCTCAATTTCAGCCGCGGCTGGGCGCTTTTGGCGCTGGCGGACGCCACCGGAGACGAGACCCTTCTCGCAACCGCACTCGACCATATCGAGACCAATCTGCATCGTCCGAGCTGGTGGCGGGGGGATTACCGCGCCGTCGCCCATTGGGTGCCGCAGTTCGGAATCTTTGCGCTCCAGCGCGCGATGCGGCACACTTTCCCGAGATAG